The genomic interval AAAACCTCTCTATACCGGTGCTGTAGTTTTCTATGAAGTTAGGCTCGATATCCAGAAGTTGCTGAAGAAGCGCCGTAAAGCGGTGTGAGCGGGCCGATTCTTTGTTTAAGGTCTCTACATCATGTAAATATCTGGTTATTGTTTCATCCCAATTCGTCTTACGTATCTCTGGAATGCGGGTAGCCTTTTCGATGAGTTTTGTTTTTTTTGCCATTAATTTAGACCCTGTTTCGTTCCATGATGCGTCTTGCCAATTCAAACGCTGCAGCTATTCGAATTATTTTTACATCGGAAAGACCCTTTATTTTGAGTAGTTCCTCAAGAGGCTGATTAGCCAGTCCTTCCAATGAGCCGAACCTTTGTATTATTTCACTGGCGATTTTCTCGGCAGGTTTTCCTTTTATTCCCACAGAGATTAGAATGGCCAGAAGCTCCTGGTCGGTGAGTTTCTCAGCTCCTTCTTCTCTCAGTTTTCCGCCAGGATGCTTCCATTTGGGTATCAATTGATTTGCTCCTATGGTGCATATTCAATGTGCGATTTCAATATACTCAACCTCTTTCATAATGTAAGGCTTTAGGTATGGACTAAGCGACTCTGCCGTTACCAGTTCTACTTTCTTTTGAAAAATTTCTTCGAGGAAAAAGCTAGATTAATAAAATTGTCAAAATTCTTTTTGCCTAGAGAAAATTCAACTAAGATATCTATATCACTATTTTCATCCTGGTCTCCTCTCTCATAGGAGCCAAAAAGACCCAACCTTTTTACGCCTAACTTGCTAACCTTATCTTTATTCTCTTCAATAAGCCTTAAAATTATTTCCTTGGTTTCAATTTTTGTATTCATTATTCAGCCCTTTTTTTAATATATTCTTATGTTAACTCATTCATAAAGCAATAAATTATACCATTCTATGAATTGTAATTATTACATATTTTCCATTGGCAAATCCGTCTCAGTTTGTTATAATCAAAGCCCAACATGCAAATCGACCTGCTAAAGCGGCTTTGCGAGGCTCCCGGGCTTCCCGGCGCTGAGGAAGCGGTCAAGGAAATCGTAATCTCCTCCCTCAGGGAATTCACCGATGAAATCACCATAGACGCCCTCGGCAATACCATAGCCCACATTCCCGGACGTGGACCAAGGCTTGTCCTGGATGCACACACCGATGAAGTGGGATTCATGGTTAAACACATTGACCAAAGAGGCTTCCTGCATGTATCACCGCTCGGGGGAATCGATACAAAGGTATTCTACGGACAAAGGCTGGTTATCTGGGGGAAGAAACCGCTCGTCGGAATGGTAGCCGCATTGCCGCCCCATATAAGCAAGACCAGCGGGGAGAAGGAAGCACCCGAGGTTGAAGACTGCACCGTCGACCTGGGGCTAACCGCAGACAAGGTTTTTGACCTGGTACAAATAGGCGATGTTGTCTCCTATTTTTCACCGTTTGTGGAAACCGAAGACGCGGTGATATCCAAAGCCATCGACGACCGGGTCGGACTCTTCGTCATCCTGGAAGCGCTCAAGCGAAGACCGAAAATAAGCTGCGACCTGTACGTTTCTGCAACCGTCCAGGAGGAGGTCGGCCTCAGGGGAGCAAACGTTATAGTTCCGGTATATGAACCAGATTTCGCCATAGCCATCGAGGGAACGGTCTCCAACGACCTTCCCGGCGTTCCCGACCACAAAACCTTGGCCAAAGTGGGCAAAGGCCCGGAGATAAGGCTTTCCGACAGATACCTGGTTGCCCATCGGGCCCTGAGCTTCTTTATGAGAGAGGTCGCTGAAAAACGAAACATCCCTCATCAGATTACGGTCAAAAAAGCGGGGAGCACAAACGCCACGGCTATGCAGGTAACCGGTAAGGGAACGCGTGTTGGAGTTATCTCCGTACCCGTCCGTTATCTCCACAGCCCGAGCTGCTTAGCCTATAAAAGCGACATCGAAGAGACTATC from Thermodesulfobacteriota bacterium carries:
- a CDS encoding M42 family peptidase, encoding MQIDLLKRLCEAPGLPGAEEAVKEIVISSLREFTDEITIDALGNTIAHIPGRGPRLVLDAHTDEVGFMVKHIDQRGFLHVSPLGGIDTKVFYGQRLVIWGKKPLVGMVAALPPHISKTSGEKEAPEVEDCTVDLGLTADKVFDLVQIGDVVSYFSPFVETEDAVISKAIDDRVGLFVILEALKRRPKISCDLYVSATVQEEVGLRGANVIVPVYEPDFAIAIEGTVSNDLPGVPDHKTLAKVGKGPEIRLSDRYLVAHRALSFFMREVAEKRNIPHQITVKKAGSTNATAMQVTGKGTRVGVISVPVRYLHSPSCLAYKSDIEETIKLTTAILEEIEHFAQNTN
- a CDS encoding UPF0758 domain-containing protein → MIPKWKHPGGKLREEGAEKLTDQELLAILISVGIKGKPAEKIASEIIQRFGSLEGLANQPLEELLKIKGLSDVKIIRIAAAFELARRIMERNRV